In a single window of the Apteryx mantelli isolate bAptMan1 chromosome 11, bAptMan1.hap1, whole genome shotgun sequence genome:
- the LOC136993120 gene encoding olfactory receptor 14A16-like: MSNSSSLNEFLLLAFADKRELQLLHFALFLGIYMAAILGNGLIITAVACDRPLHTPMYFFLLNLSLLDFGNISTTVPKSMANSLWDTRAISYSGCAGQVFSFFSLISAEYSLLTVMAYDCYVAICKPLHYGTLMGSRACVKMAAAAWASGFLIALLHTGNTFSIPLCQGNTVDQFFCEVPQILKLSCSDSYLREVGVLVVGACLSLGCFIFIVLSYVHIFTAVLRIPSEQGRHKAFSMCLPHLAVVSLFISTSLFAYLKPPSLSSPVLDLVLAILYAVVPPTVNPLIYSMRNKLLKEALKKLVQFVLFQQQ; this comes from the coding sequence atgtccaacagcagctcccttaacgagttcctcctcctggcatttgcggacaagcgggagctgcagctcttgcacttcgcgctcttcctgggcatctacatggctgccatcctgggcaacggcctcatcatcacagccgtagcctgcgaccgccccctccacacccccatgtacttcttcctcctcaacctctccctccttgactttGGCAatatctccaccactgtccccaaatccatggccaattcgctgtgggacaccagggccatttcctactcaggatgtgctggccaggtcttttccttcttttccttaatttcagCGGAGTACTCTCTCCTTACTGTCATGGCTTATGactgctacgttgccatctgcaaacccctgcactatgggaccctcatgggcagcagagcttgtgtcaaaatggcagcagctgcctgggccagtggttttctcattgctcttctgcacaccggaaacacattttccataccactctgccaaggcaacacagtggaccagttcttctgtgaagtcccccagatcctcaagctctcctgctcagactcctacctcagggaagttggggttcttgtggttggtgcctgtttatctttggggtgtttcattttcattgtgctgtcctacgtgcatatcttcactgctgtgctgaggatcccctctgagcagggccggcacaaagccttttccatgtgcctccctcacctggctgtggtctccctgtttatcagcactagcctgtttgcctacttgaagcccccctccctctcctccccagttctggatctggtgctggccattctgtacgcagtggtgcctccaacagtgaaccctctcatctacagcatgaggaacaagttgctcaaggaggcactgaagaaactggttcagttcgtcctgtttcagcagcaataa